A DNA window from Acetobacter aceti NBRC 14818 contains the following coding sequences:
- a CDS encoding dihydroxyacetone kinase subunit DhaK: protein MTGTNKKKETKPMKRFFNSRETLVTESLDGLLRSSMGQHLCRLDGYPEIKVVLRKERNPEHVAIISGGGSGHEPAHAGFVGEGMLDAAVCGSVFASPGVDAVLAAILAVSRKAGCLLVIKSYTGDRLNFTLAAEQARDMGIPVETVIVGDDIALPGSRYPRGLAGTVLVQKIAGHAASQGEPLEVVARKAREAAEKIASIGLSLTDCNAYDTAHETRLEKGQAELGLGIHGEPGAQQIDVAKADSLMEQAAAALQKALPGGEKKYALLLNMLGSVPPVEMTLLLEAFAKTPLAKQVELIIGPAPVMTALDMNGFSLTVIELTDDIAEALKAFVEPPAWPGVAIFGKPALRRMPALPKTFETAPSSNPQLEALMRIGAEALIANADSLNALDAKIGDGDAGSTFAEAAKEILNALDRLPLADPHALFSTIGRVLARHTGGSSGALLSVLFSTAGRSTSSWAVALQEGLGAMQTLGGAKPGDRTMIDAIDPALKALAEGGSLRDAATAARKGADATRKMGKAQAGRASYVPESQMNDVPDPGAEAIARLLEAMSASS from the coding sequence TGACGGAATCGCTCGACGGCCTGTTGCGTTCTTCCATGGGGCAGCATCTCTGCCGCCTCGACGGCTATCCCGAGATCAAGGTTGTCCTGCGCAAGGAGCGGAATCCAGAGCATGTGGCGATCATCTCCGGCGGTGGCTCCGGCCACGAACCGGCCCACGCGGGATTTGTCGGTGAGGGCATGCTGGACGCGGCGGTCTGCGGCTCCGTGTTCGCGTCGCCCGGCGTCGATGCCGTTCTGGCCGCGATTCTGGCCGTCTCCCGAAAAGCCGGATGCCTGCTGGTCATCAAGAGCTACACCGGAGACCGCCTGAACTTCACGCTGGCCGCCGAGCAGGCCCGCGACATGGGCATCCCCGTCGAAACGGTGATCGTGGGCGACGACATCGCGCTTCCCGGCAGCCGTTATCCCCGCGGGCTGGCCGGAACCGTGCTGGTCCAGAAGATTGCCGGTCACGCAGCCTCACAGGGCGAGCCTCTGGAGGTCGTGGCCCGCAAAGCGCGGGAAGCCGCAGAGAAAATTGCGTCGATCGGTCTCTCCCTGACGGACTGCAACGCCTACGACACCGCGCACGAAACCCGGCTGGAAAAAGGGCAGGCCGAACTGGGCCTTGGCATCCACGGCGAACCCGGCGCCCAGCAGATTGACGTCGCCAAGGCGGACAGCCTCATGGAGCAGGCGGCCGCCGCGCTTCAGAAGGCGCTTCCCGGGGGTGAGAAGAAATACGCCCTCCTGCTCAACATGCTCGGCAGTGTACCGCCGGTCGAAATGACACTGCTGCTCGAAGCCTTTGCGAAAACACCCCTCGCAAAACAGGTCGAACTCATTATCGGGCCAGCGCCCGTCATGACGGCTCTGGATATGAACGGCTTTTCGCTGACCGTCATCGAACTGACTGACGATATTGCGGAGGCGCTGAAGGCATTCGTCGAGCCGCCCGCATGGCCCGGCGTCGCGATTTTCGGCAAGCCCGCTCTCCGCAGGATGCCCGCGCTTCCGAAAACCTTCGAGACCGCGCCGTCTTCCAACCCGCAACTGGAAGCCCTGATGCGCATCGGAGCCGAGGCCCTGATCGCAAACGCGGACAGTCTCAATGCGCTCGACGCCAAGATTGGCGATGGCGACGCAGGCTCGACATTTGCTGAGGCCGCAAAGGAAATCCTCAATGCGCTGGACCGCCTGCCTCTCGCTGATCCGCACGCGCTATTCAGCACCATCGGGCGCGTGCTGGCCCGTCACACTGGCGGTTCCAGCGGGGCTCTTCTGTCGGTTCTGTTCTCGACAGCAGGCCGCAGCACGTCATCATGGGCCGTGGCGCTACAGGAAGGACTGGGGGCCATGCAGACACTGGGAGGCGCGAAACCGGGTGACCGGACCATGATCGACGCGATTGATCCGGCTCTGAAAGCGCTGGCTGAGGGCGGCTCGCTCAGGGACGCGGCAACAGCAGCCCGCAAAGGAGCCGACGCCACCAGAAAGATGGGCAAGGCTCAGGCCGGACGGGCATCCTACGTGCCGGAAAGCCAGATGAACGACGTGCCGGATCCCGGCGCGGAGGCGATCGCACGGCTGCTGGAAGCTATGTCTGCATCGTCATGA